A section of the Mesobacillus jeotgali genome encodes:
- the lpdA gene encoding dihydrolipoyl dehydrogenase, which yields MAQEYDLVILGGGTGGYVAAIRASQLGLKTAIVEKGKLGGTCLHKGCIPSKALLRSAEVFATAKKSENFGITVGEVTVNFTKVQERKEKIVEQLHKGVQHLMKQGKIDIYEGLGRILGPSIFSPMPGTISVEMNNGEENEMLLPKNVIVATGSRPRTLPGLEADGQYVMTSDEALIMEELPKSIIIVGGGVIGIEWASMLADFGTEVTVIEYADRIVPTEDKEVSREMQRAMKKKGVKIITGAKVLSETLQKGDGVTIGAEVKGETKEFAAEKLLVSVGRQANVEGIGLENTEIQLERGFIQTNEYFQTKESHIYAIGDVIGGLQLAHVASHEGIVAVEHIAGENPHPIDYTLVSKCIYSSPEAASVGLTEDEAKEKGFEVKIGKFSFKAIGKALVYGESDGFVKIIADKETNDILGVHMIGPHVTDMISEAGLAKVLDATPWEVAHTIHPHPTLSEAIGEAALAVEGKAIHS from the coding sequence ATGGCACAAGAATATGATTTGGTCATTCTTGGCGGCGGTACAGGCGGATACGTAGCAGCAATCAGGGCTTCGCAACTTGGCTTGAAAACTGCCATCGTTGAAAAAGGAAAGCTTGGCGGAACTTGCCTGCATAAAGGCTGTATACCAAGTAAGGCATTGCTCAGGAGTGCTGAGGTTTTTGCAACAGCGAAGAAAAGCGAAAACTTCGGTATTACGGTCGGTGAGGTCACAGTGAATTTCACCAAGGTTCAGGAGAGAAAAGAAAAGATAGTTGAACAGCTCCATAAAGGGGTCCAGCACCTGATGAAACAGGGGAAAATCGATATCTATGAAGGGTTGGGAAGAATCCTCGGCCCTTCGATATTCTCGCCTATGCCGGGAACCATTTCCGTTGAAATGAACAACGGCGAAGAGAACGAGATGCTTCTTCCGAAGAATGTAATCGTCGCAACAGGATCCCGTCCAAGGACGCTTCCAGGACTTGAAGCTGACGGCCAATATGTAATGACTTCTGATGAAGCGCTTATCATGGAAGAACTACCTAAATCCATCATCATCGTTGGCGGGGGAGTCATCGGAATAGAATGGGCATCCATGCTTGCAGACTTCGGGACAGAAGTTACAGTCATCGAGTATGCTGACCGCATTGTTCCAACTGAAGATAAGGAAGTTTCAAGAGAAATGCAGCGGGCAATGAAGAAAAAAGGCGTGAAAATCATAACGGGTGCCAAAGTCCTTTCGGAAACATTGCAAAAAGGTGATGGTGTCACCATCGGCGCTGAAGTTAAGGGTGAAACTAAAGAATTTGCCGCTGAAAAATTACTGGTATCCGTGGGACGTCAGGCGAATGTTGAAGGCATTGGCCTGGAAAACACTGAGATCCAGCTTGAGAGAGGCTTTATCCAGACAAACGAATATTTCCAGACAAAAGAATCCCATATCTATGCGATTGGTGATGTCATTGGCGGTCTTCAGCTTGCTCACGTAGCGTCACATGAAGGAATCGTAGCCGTAGAGCATATTGCCGGAGAAAACCCGCACCCAATTGACTATACGCTTGTTTCCAAATGCATCTACAGCTCTCCTGAGGCTGCAAGCGTTGGACTGACAGAAGATGAAGCGAAGGAAAAAGGCTTTGAAGTAAAGATAGGAAAGTTCTCTTTCAAAGCAATTGGAAAAGCACTTGTATATGGAGAATCAGATGGTTTTGTAAAAATCATAGCAGACAAGGAAACGAACGACATTCTCGGAGTTCATATGATCGGTCCGCATGTAACTGATATGATTTCGGAAGCAGGACTTGCAAAAGTGCTGGATGCGACACCTTGGGAAGTTGCCCATACAATCCATCCGCATCCGACATTATCAGAAGCCATTGGCGAAGCTGCCCTGGCTGTTGAAGGCAAAGCAATCCATTCTTAA
- a CDS encoding thiamine pyrophosphate-dependent dehydrogenase E1 component subunit alpha yields MAENRHAALGLSDEKVMEMYETMLLARRLDERMWLLNRAGKIPFVISCQGQEAAQVGAAFALDREKDYVLPYYRDMGVVLTFGMTAKDLMLSGFAKAEDPNSGGRQMPGHFGQKKNRIVTGSSPVTTQVPHAVGIALAGKMEKKDLVTFVTFGEGSSNQGDFHEGANFAGVHKLPVIFMVENNKYAISIPYERQVAAEKVSDRAIGYGMPGVTVDGNDPLEVYKAVKEAADRGRRGEGPTLVEAVSYRLTPHSSDDDDRSYRAPDEVAQAKTKDPIITFGAYLKENGIMNDESEKEINDRIMKLVNEATDYAENAPYAEPEHALKYVYAEE; encoded by the coding sequence ATGGCAGAAAATCGTCACGCTGCACTTGGCTTAAGTGATGAAAAGGTTATGGAAATGTATGAAACAATGCTGCTGGCCCGCCGCCTTGATGAGCGGATGTGGCTGTTGAACCGTGCAGGAAAAATTCCTTTTGTAATTTCGTGTCAGGGTCAGGAAGCAGCACAGGTGGGAGCTGCTTTTGCGCTTGACCGCGAAAAAGATTATGTACTCCCATACTACCGTGACATGGGAGTGGTCTTAACTTTTGGCATGACTGCAAAAGACCTGATGCTTTCCGGTTTTGCCAAAGCGGAAGACCCTAACTCCGGCGGCCGTCAGATGCCAGGACATTTCGGGCAAAAGAAAAACAGGATTGTGACTGGATCTTCTCCGGTTACAACGCAAGTTCCTCATGCAGTTGGTATCGCCCTTGCAGGCAAAATGGAGAAGAAGGACCTTGTAACATTCGTTACATTTGGTGAAGGATCATCAAACCAGGGTGACTTCCATGAGGGCGCTAACTTTGCGGGTGTCCATAAGCTCCCAGTCATTTTCATGGTTGAGAACAATAAATATGCGATTTCCATCCCATACGAAAGACAAGTTGCTGCAGAGAAGGTTTCAGACCGTGCAATCGGTTATGGCATGCCAGGTGTCACTGTAGATGGCAATGACCCATTAGAGGTGTACAAAGCAGTAAAGGAAGCAGCTGACCGCGGACGCCGCGGAGAAGGTCCGACACTTGTTGAGGCCGTATCCTACCGCTTGACTCCGCACTCTTCAGATGATGATGACAGAAGCTACCGGGCACCAGATGAAGTTGCCCAGGCAAAGACGAAGGATCCTATCATTACGTTCGGCGCCTATTTAAAGGAAAATGGCATCATGAACGATGAGAGTGAAAAGGAAATCAACGACCGTATCATGAAGCTGGTTAATGAAGCTACTGATTATGCTGAAAATGCACCGTATGCAGAGCCTGAACATGCTCTTAAATACGTATATGCTGAAGAGTAA
- the yqiS gene encoding phosphate butyryltransferase produces the protein MKLDSLISMASQNGRKTIAVAAAEDTEVLEAVAEAVKRNLADFLLYGNEEEINRIISSQHPGIADDEGVKIINAPNNNMAAEMAVKAVTANEAQVVMKGNIPTAIILKAVLNKEYGLRTGAVLSHVAVFEVPGYDRFTIVTDAAMNIAPDLEQKAQIIKNAVQVAHSIGIEMPKVAPLAAVEVVNPAMQATLDAAALTVMNQRGQITGCIVDGPLALDNAVSQLAAEHKGIKSEVAGTADILLVPAIEVGNVLYKSLVYFAKAKVGAVISGAKAPIVLTSRADTAESKLYSLALALCSARK, from the coding sequence ATGAAACTAGACTCACTTATCAGCATGGCATCCCAAAATGGAAGGAAAACAATTGCTGTTGCAGCGGCTGAAGATACAGAAGTATTAGAAGCTGTTGCCGAGGCTGTTAAAAGGAATCTTGCCGATTTTCTTCTTTATGGCAATGAGGAGGAAATCAATAGGATCATTTCATCACAGCATCCTGGAATCGCAGATGATGAAGGGGTTAAAATCATTAACGCTCCAAATAATAACATGGCTGCTGAAATGGCAGTAAAAGCAGTCACGGCGAATGAAGCGCAAGTAGTGATGAAAGGCAATATCCCGACTGCCATCATCTTAAAGGCAGTCCTAAATAAGGAATACGGCCTCAGGACTGGCGCTGTCCTATCGCATGTTGCAGTATTTGAAGTTCCGGGGTATGACCGCTTCACCATTGTTACGGATGCTGCTATGAATATTGCACCGGACCTTGAGCAAAAAGCTCAAATCATCAAAAATGCCGTACAGGTAGCTCATTCTATTGGAATTGAAATGCCAAAAGTGGCGCCGCTGGCAGCGGTGGAAGTAGTCAATCCGGCCATGCAGGCAACACTGGATGCTGCTGCTTTGACGGTAATGAACCAAAGAGGGCAAATTACCGGTTGTATAGTGGATGGCCCGCTCGCGCTCGACAATGCAGTTTCACAGCTGGCTGCTGAGCATAAGGGAATCAAAAGTGAAGTTGCCGGGACCGCCGATATCCTGTTAGTCCCTGCAATCGAAGTGGGAAATGTTCTTTATAAATCATTAGTTTACTTCGCCAAAGCAAAAGTTGGCGCGGTCATATCAGGGGCAAAAGCTCCAATTGTCTTAACATCCAGGGCGGACACAGCGGAAAGCAAGCTTTATTCACTTGCACTTGCGTTATGCTCTGCAAGAAAATAA
- the buk gene encoding butyrate kinase: MQQTEHRILVINPGSTSTKIGVFDNEVSIFEKTIRHDSTVINSYETIIDQYEFRKNTILETLDTEGINISKLSAVCGRGGLLRPIEGGTYSVNNKMLEDLRAGFSGQHASNLGGILAYEIASGLNIPSFIVDPVVVDELDPIARVSGFSLIERKSIFHALNQKAVARRVSKELGRKYDELNLIITHLGGGITVGAHKNGRVVDVNNGLHGDGPFSPERAGTVPAGDLVELCFSGDYFRDEIMKKLVGQGGLVGYLGTNDAIKVEKMIKQGNEKAKRVYDAMAYQVAKEIGSASAVLSGKVDAIVLTGGLAYGKEFVQKISERINWIADVIVHPGENELQALAEGALRILRGEEEVKEYPGR; this comes from the coding sequence GTGCAACAAACAGAACATCGGATTCTAGTCATAAATCCAGGATCTACATCAACGAAAATAGGAGTTTTTGACAACGAGGTATCCATTTTTGAAAAAACAATCCGCCATGATTCTACTGTCATCAACTCCTATGAAACCATCATCGATCAATACGAATTCAGGAAGAATACGATACTTGAAACGCTTGATACCGAAGGAATCAACATTTCGAAATTGAGTGCTGTTTGTGGGCGCGGAGGTCTTTTACGGCCGATTGAAGGCGGTACATATTCAGTCAACAATAAGATGCTTGAAGACCTGCGTGCAGGTTTCTCCGGTCAGCATGCATCAAATTTGGGCGGAATTTTGGCTTATGAAATTGCTTCAGGTTTGAACATTCCTTCCTTTATCGTTGACCCGGTCGTAGTAGATGAACTTGACCCGATTGCAAGAGTGTCAGGTTTTTCACTCATTGAGCGCAAGAGTATTTTCCATGCTTTGAATCAAAAAGCTGTTGCACGCAGGGTTTCCAAAGAGCTGGGCAGAAAATACGATGAACTCAATCTAATTATTACCCATCTTGGTGGCGGTATCACTGTTGGTGCCCATAAAAACGGCAGAGTGGTAGATGTAAACAATGGTTTGCACGGTGATGGTCCATTCAGCCCGGAACGTGCAGGAACAGTTCCTGCTGGCGACCTTGTTGAACTGTGCTTTTCAGGGGATTACTTCCGTGATGAAATCATGAAAAAGCTTGTTGGCCAGGGAGGACTTGTTGGCTACCTGGGAACGAATGATGCAATCAAGGTCGAAAAGATGATCAAGCAGGGAAATGAAAAGGCAAAAAGGGTATACGATGCGATGGCATACCAGGTGGCAAAGGAAATTGGTTCTGCAAGTGCTGTCCTGTCTGGTAAGGTTGATGCCATCGTCCTTACAGGGGGACTTGCTTATGGCAAGGAATTTGTCCAAAAAATTTCTGAACGTATCAACTGGATTGCGGATGTTATTGTCCATCCGGGAGAAAACGAATTGCAGGCCCTTGCAGAAGGAGCCCTTCGGATTTTACGAGGCGAAGAAGAGGTCAAAGAATATCCAGGCAGATAA
- a CDS encoding dihydrolipoamide acetyltransferase family protein produces MAIEQIKMPQLGESVTEGTISKWLVSVGDKVNKYDPLAEVMTDKVNAEVPSSFSGTIKELIANEGDTLAVGEIICTIEIEGGSTEDAPVAEKPAAEAASGNAAPAASGNEGNRARFSPAVLKLAQEHGIDLNQVNGSGAGGRITRKDLQKIIDSGNIPQAAAQTESVQAQSAPQTAATEAKAEAAQSQPSSAQAAAPAPSVPVAAGDIEIPVTGVRKAIAANMLRSKHEAPHAWTMVEVDVTNLVEYRNGLKDDFKKKEGFNLTFFAFFVKAVSQALKEFPQINSMWAGDKIIQKKDINISIAVATDDALFVPVIKNADEKTIKGIGREINELAQKVRTGKIRSEDMQGGTFTVNNTGSFGSVQSMGIINYPQAAILQVESIVKRPVVMNNGMIAVRDMVNLCLSLDHRVLDGLVCGRFLARVKEILENTSKETTSIY; encoded by the coding sequence GTGGCTATCGAACAAATTAAAATGCCTCAATTAGGCGAGAGTGTTACAGAAGGAACTATCAGCAAATGGCTGGTCTCCGTTGGTGATAAAGTGAATAAGTACGATCCGCTGGCCGAAGTCATGACAGACAAGGTAAATGCTGAAGTACCATCTTCATTTTCAGGTACAATCAAGGAATTGATCGCGAATGAAGGAGATACTCTTGCAGTTGGTGAAATCATCTGCACGATTGAAATCGAAGGCGGCAGCACGGAAGATGCTCCGGTTGCAGAAAAACCAGCTGCTGAAGCAGCTTCCGGCAATGCTGCCCCTGCAGCATCTGGAAATGAAGGAAATAGAGCAAGGTTCTCACCAGCAGTATTGAAGCTTGCTCAGGAACATGGCATCGATTTAAACCAGGTCAATGGAAGCGGTGCGGGTGGCAGGATTACCCGCAAAGACCTGCAGAAAATCATTGATTCAGGCAATATTCCTCAGGCAGCTGCCCAGACAGAATCTGTTCAGGCTCAATCAGCTCCACAGACTGCTGCAACAGAAGCTAAAGCGGAGGCAGCACAGTCTCAGCCATCTTCAGCCCAAGCGGCTGCGCCGGCACCGTCCGTACCAGTTGCTGCAGGTGACATAGAAATTCCGGTGACAGGAGTACGCAAGGCTATTGCTGCGAATATGCTGCGCAGCAAGCATGAAGCTCCGCATGCATGGACCATGGTGGAAGTTGATGTTACAAATCTAGTGGAATACAGAAATGGTCTTAAGGATGATTTCAAGAAGAAAGAAGGCTTCAACCTTACTTTCTTTGCGTTCTTCGTGAAGGCAGTTTCACAGGCATTGAAGGAATTCCCGCAGATAAATTCAATGTGGGCGGGTGATAAAATCATCCAGAAAAAAGATATCAATATTTCTATCGCTGTAGCGACTGATGATGCATTATTCGTTCCTGTCATTAAAAATGCAGATGAAAAGACAATTAAAGGCATAGGCCGTGAGATAAATGAACTTGCCCAAAAGGTGCGTACTGGCAAGATCCGTTCCGAGGATATGCAGGGCGGAACCTTCACTGTCAACAACACGGGTTCATTTGGTTCTGTTCAATCAATGGGAATCATCAATTATCCACAGGCCGCAATCCTTCAGGTCGAGTCCATCGTTAAGCGTCCTGTCGTAATGAACAATGGCATGATTGCTGTTCGTGATATGGTGAATCTGTGCCTGTCCCTGGACCACCGTGTACTGGACGGACTTGTTTGCGGTCGTTTCCTGGCTAGAGTAAAGGAAATCCTGGAAAACACTTCAAAAGAAACAACTTCAATCTATTAA
- a CDS encoding DUF2627 domain-containing protein — protein MIRIIALIIMLIPGVIAALGVKLMRDMVFGILQAPFPYLWLQFLAGLIFFLAGLGFIAGFILHRDRKRNKVQAFFRIPDSNKKQNRP, from the coding sequence ATGATCAGGATAATTGCATTAATCATCATGCTGATACCAGGTGTCATTGCTGCTCTAGGTGTAAAATTGATGCGAGATATGGTATTCGGAATTTTACAGGCACCTTTCCCATATTTATGGTTACAATTTCTGGCCGGACTTATCTTTTTCCTTGCTGGACTAGGTTTCATTGCTGGCTTCATTCTGCACCGTGACCGTAAAAGGAATAAAGTTCAGGCATTTTTTCGCATACCTGATAGCAATAAAAAGCAAAACAGGCCTTGA
- a CDS encoding sigma 54-interacting transcriptional regulator, producing MQKIMIVGAGKGGTAILNIFKQTAEVVAVVDINPRAAGIIAARKAGIPTGTDWHEYMSSDLDIVIEVTGEENVFKELRDARSKNTVLIPGSVAFLLATLLEEKEELIKTLRKITYEHDLIFNSSGDGMVVINTEGTVTLFNKSAEKIIGVKRELAEGRHVLDIIPTSKLLRVLNTRKVESNKELVLPNGSKIITTRIPIIDENDQLIGAFSVFKDITDVVNLAEEITNLKEIQTMLQAIINSSDEAISVVDEDGRGIMINPAYTRITGLKEEEVIGQPATADISEGESMHMKVLKTRRPVRGAAMRVGPNKKEVVVNVAPIIVDGLLKGSVGVIHDMSEIQNLNRELNRARQIIRTLEAKYSFEDIIGQSEEMMIPVEQAKLGAKTPATVLLRGESGTGKELFAHAIHNASDRKFNKFIRVNCAAISESLLESELFGYEEGAFSGAKRGGKRGFFEEANNGSIFLDEIGELPANTQAKLLRVLQEREIVRVGGTKPVSINVRVIAATNMNLEKAIANGSFREDLYYRLNRMPIHIPPLRRRKDDIPLLCERLIRKINQDYGRNVEGVSEKAINKLMDYDWPGNVRELENVLGRAIIFLSYSETVIQEEHLPELQNSQVKEKDEDAVQAIPAETLAVQLERYEAKVIKSTLKAVNGNKTAASKLLGVSVRNLYYKLEKYGIEVNGMQ from the coding sequence ATGCAAAAAATAATGATTGTTGGAGCAGGTAAGGGTGGAACAGCGATCCTGAACATATTTAAGCAAACCGCCGAAGTGGTTGCTGTAGTGGATATTAATCCGCGTGCTGCAGGAATTATCGCTGCACGAAAAGCTGGAATTCCCACTGGCACCGACTGGCATGAGTATATGTCAAGTGACTTGGATATTGTCATCGAGGTGACCGGCGAGGAAAATGTCTTCAAGGAATTAAGAGATGCCCGCAGTAAAAACACGGTATTGATTCCAGGAAGTGTCGCGTTTCTTCTTGCTACCCTGTTAGAAGAGAAAGAAGAATTAATCAAAACTCTAAGAAAAATTACATACGAACATGATTTGATTTTTAACTCATCTGGAGATGGTATGGTTGTCATCAATACAGAGGGAACTGTCACTTTATTTAATAAGAGTGCAGAGAAAATCATCGGGGTAAAAAGGGAACTAGCTGAGGGCCGGCATGTTCTTGATATCATTCCTACCAGCAAACTTCTGAGGGTCCTTAATACCAGGAAAGTTGAATCCAATAAGGAATTAGTGCTGCCCAATGGTTCAAAAATCATCACGACAAGGATTCCGATCATAGATGAGAATGACCAGCTGATTGGTGCCTTTTCCGTTTTCAAGGACATTACGGATGTAGTGAATCTTGCAGAAGAAATAACGAACCTGAAAGAGATTCAGACGATGCTGCAGGCAATCATCAATTCCAGTGATGAAGCAATTTCGGTAGTGGATGAAGATGGCCGGGGGATAATGATCAATCCAGCTTATACGAGGATCACCGGGCTTAAAGAAGAAGAAGTAATCGGACAGCCGGCAACAGCTGATATCTCCGAGGGAGAAAGCATGCATATGAAGGTGCTTAAGACTAGGAGGCCGGTTCGCGGAGCAGCCATGAGGGTTGGTCCAAATAAAAAAGAAGTAGTAGTAAATGTGGCACCGATCATTGTTGATGGGCTGCTGAAGGGCAGTGTAGGGGTTATCCATGACATGTCCGAAATCCAGAACTTGAACCGGGAACTAAATCGTGCAAGGCAAATTATAAGGACCCTTGAAGCGAAGTATTCGTTTGAGGATATTATTGGCCAGTCAGAAGAAATGATGATTCCGGTGGAACAGGCAAAGCTTGGGGCGAAAACACCTGCCACTGTCCTTCTTCGCGGGGAGTCAGGAACAGGGAAAGAACTTTTTGCTCATGCAATCCACAATGCCAGCGACCGAAAATTCAACAAGTTCATTCGGGTAAATTGTGCAGCGATCTCTGAATCACTTCTTGAAAGCGAACTTTTTGGTTATGAGGAAGGTGCTTTCTCAGGGGCTAAAAGAGGGGGGAAACGCGGATTTTTTGAGGAAGCCAATAACGGGAGTATTTTTCTTGATGAAATCGGTGAATTGCCTGCCAATACCCAGGCAAAGCTGCTGCGAGTCCTGCAAGAGCGGGAGATTGTACGCGTCGGAGGGACGAAACCAGTTTCAATCAATGTAAGGGTCATAGCAGCGACTAATATGAATCTTGAAAAGGCTATTGCCAATGGCAGCTTTAGAGAAGACTTATATTATCGCCTTAATAGGATGCCCATCCATATACCGCCACTCAGGAGGAGAAAAGACGATATTCCCCTTCTCTGTGAAAGGCTGATTCGCAAAATAAATCAAGATTACGGCCGTAATGTTGAAGGTGTTTCAGAGAAGGCAATCAACAAGTTGATGGACTATGACTGGCCCGGGAATGTCAGGGAGCTTGAGAATGTACTCGGCCGGGCAATTATCTTCCTGAGTTATAGCGAGACGGTCATCCAGGAAGAGCATTTACCAGAGCTGCAGAATAGCCAGGTCAAGGAAAAAGATGAAGATGCGGTGCAAGCCATCCCCGCTGAAACCTTAGCAGTTCAATTGGAAAGATATGAAGCAAAGGTCATAAAGTCTACTCTAAAAGCGGTAAATGGCAATAAAACTGCTGCATCAAAATTATTAGGAGTATCCGTTAGGAATTTATATTATAAGCTCGAGAAATATGGTATTGAAGTAAATGGCATGCAATAA
- the bcd gene encoding branched-chain amino acid dehydrogenase, which yields MEIFKYLEQYDYEQVVFCQDKQSGLKAIIAIHDTTLGPALGGTRMWTYASEEAAIEDALRLAKGMTYKNAAAGLNLGGGKTVIIGDPRKDKNEEMFRAFGRYIQGLNGRYITAEDVGTTVADMDLIHEETDYVTGISPAFGSSGNPSPVTAYGVYRGMKAAAKAAFGTDSLEGKTIAVQGVGNVAYNLCRHLHEEGAQLIVTDINKEAVQRAVEEFGAKAVDPDEIYGIDCDIYAPCALGAVINDETIPQIKAKVIAGAANNQLKDAKHGDIIHEMGIVYAPDYVINAGGVINVADELYGYNAERAMKKVETIYNNIEKVIEIAKRDGIPTYKAADRMAEERIERMRNSRSQFLQNGHHILSRR from the coding sequence ATGGAAATCTTTAAGTATCTTGAACAGTATGATTATGAGCAGGTAGTATTTTGCCAGGATAAGCAATCTGGCTTGAAAGCAATTATTGCGATCCATGATACAACTCTTGGACCAGCTTTGGGCGGAACGCGTATGTGGACATACGCTTCTGAAGAAGCAGCAATCGAGGATGCGCTTCGACTCGCAAAAGGAATGACTTACAAGAATGCTGCAGCAGGCCTGAACCTGGGCGGTGGAAAAACGGTCATTATCGGCGATCCTCGCAAGGACAAGAACGAAGAAATGTTCCGCGCGTTTGGCCGTTATATCCAGGGCTTGAATGGCAGATACATTACTGCTGAGGATGTTGGTACAACTGTAGCTGATATGGACTTGATCCATGAAGAAACAGATTATGTTACAGGTATTTCACCGGCATTCGGTTCGTCAGGAAATCCTTCTCCGGTAACTGCTTATGGTGTTTACAGAGGAATGAAGGCAGCTGCGAAGGCAGCATTCGGCACTGACTCGCTTGAGGGTAAAACAATTGCAGTTCAGGGCGTCGGAAATGTAGCTTATAATCTATGCCGCCATCTTCATGAAGAAGGTGCACAGCTGATCGTTACCGACATTAATAAAGAAGCCGTCCAGAGAGCGGTAGAGGAATTCGGCGCAAAGGCTGTTGACCCTGATGAAATCTACGGTATTGACTGTGACATTTACGCTCCATGTGCATTGGGAGCTGTTATTAACGATGAAACTATTCCGCAAATTAAAGCAAAGGTAATTGCAGGGGCTGCTAACAACCAGCTTAAGGATGCGAAGCATGGTGACATCATTCATGAGATGGGCATCGTTTACGCTCCGGATTATGTAATCAACGCTGGCGGAGTAATCAATGTAGCAGATGAGCTATACGGTTATAACGCTGAGAGAGCAATGAAAAAGGTAGAAACGATTTACAATAATATCGAAAAGGTTATTGAAATCGCTAAGAGGGACGGAATTCCTACTTATAAAGCGGCAGACCGTATGGCAGAAGAACGCATTGAAAGAATGCGCAATTCACGAAGCCAATTCCTGCAAAACGGCCACCATATTTTAAGCCGCCGTTAA
- a CDS encoding alpha-ketoacid dehydrogenase subunit beta yields the protein MAVISYIDAVTLAIKEEMERDPRVFVLGEDVGKKGGVFKATQGLYEKFGEDRVIDAPLAESAIAGVGIGAAMYGMRPIAEMQFADFIMPAVNQIISEAARIRYRSNNDWSCPMVIRAPYGGGVHGALYHSQSVEAVFANQPGLKIVMPSTPYDVKGLLKAAIRDEDPVLFFEHKRAYRLIKGEVPEDDYVLPIGKADVKREGEDITVITYGLAVHFALQAAERLAKDGISAHILDLRTVYPLDKEAIIEAASKTGKVLLVTEDNKEGSIMSEVAAIIAEHCLFELDAPIKRLAGPDVPAMPYAPTMEKYFMINPDKVEKAMRELAEF from the coding sequence ATGGCGGTAATTTCTTATATAGATGCAGTGACATTAGCAATCAAGGAAGAAATGGAAAGAGATCCGAGAGTTTTTGTCCTCGGTGAAGATGTAGGTAAAAAAGGCGGAGTCTTCAAAGCTACACAGGGTTTGTACGAGAAGTTCGGTGAGGACCGTGTCATCGATGCACCGCTGGCAGAATCAGCAATTGCAGGCGTAGGAATCGGTGCGGCGATGTATGGAATGCGCCCAATCGCTGAAATGCAGTTTGCAGATTTCATCATGCCTGCTGTCAACCAAATCATTTCAGAAGCAGCAAGAATCCGATACCGCTCAAACAATGACTGGAGTTGTCCAATGGTTATCCGAGCTCCATATGGCGGAGGCGTTCACGGTGCACTTTACCATTCACAGTCCGTAGAGGCAGTTTTCGCGAACCAGCCTGGCTTAAAAATTGTCATGCCTTCAACACCTTATGACGTAAAAGGCCTATTGAAAGCCGCGATCAGGGATGAAGATCCAGTACTTTTCTTTGAACATAAGCGTGCCTATCGATTGATCAAGGGTGAAGTTCCTGAGGACGATTATGTACTTCCAATCGGAAAAGCTGATGTAAAACGCGAAGGCGAGGATATTACTGTCATCACTTACGGTCTGGCTGTCCACTTTGCTCTTCAGGCGGCTGAAAGACTTGCGAAGGATGGAATTTCTGCTCATATTCTTGATCTTCGTACTGTATATCCATTGGATAAGGAAGCGATCATCGAAGCTGCTTCCAAGACAGGAAAAGTCCTTCTTGTAACGGAAGACAATAAAGAAGGCAGCATCATGAGCGAAGTTGCTGCGATTATTGCAGAACACTGCTTGTTCGAGCTTGATGCACCGATCAAGAGGCTGGCTGGCCCGGATGTACCGGCAATGCCATATGCCCCAACAATGGAAAAATACTTCATGATCAATCCGGATAAAGTTGAAAAAGCGATGAGAGAACTTGCTGAATTTTAA